A stretch of the Ananas comosus cultivar F153 linkage group 14, ASM154086v1, whole genome shotgun sequence genome encodes the following:
- the LOC109720726 gene encoding HD domain-containing protein 2-like isoform X1, which yields MMGGSRPLTLYTKSYTLISSSIAPRFNPHRPIRNRTVLMSSSSSQPDPSPSPSPSPSSSSAAAAAIDFLSLCHRLKTTKRAGWVRRGVREPESVADHMYRMGVMALVAPDMPGIDRDRCIKMAIVHDIAEAIVGDITPSDGVPKLEKNRMEKEALDHMCNLLGGGSRAKEIHELWMEYEENSSPEAKIVKDFDKVEMILQALEYENEQGIDLEEFFQSTAGKFQTDVGKAWAFEITSRRKKK from the exons atgatgGGTGGGAGCCGACCCCTCACTCTCTACACCAAATCCTACACCCTCATCTCCTCCTCCATTGCCCCCCGCTTCAATCCCCACCGTCCGATCCGCAATCGCACGGTCCTCATGTCGTCTTCCTCCTCCCAACCCGACCCCtccccttccccctccccctccccctcctcctcctccgccgccgccgccgccatcgacTTCCTCTCCCTCTGCCACCGCCTCAAG ACGACGAAGAGGGCGGGGTGGGTGCGGAGGGGGGTGCGGGAGCCGGAGTCGGTAGCCGATCACATGTACCGGATGGGCGTCATGGCGCTCGTCGCCCCCGACATGCCCGGGATCGATCGCGACAG GTGTATCAAGATGGCGATCGTGCACGATATTGCGGAAG CCATTGTTGGTGATATCACTCCGTCGGATGGCGTACCCAAGCTGGAAAAGAATCGAATGGAGAAGGAAGCACTAGATCACATGTGCAACTTACTCGGCGGAGGATCCAGAG CAAAAGAAATACATGAGCTGTGGATGGAATATGAGGAGAATTCTTCGCCGGAGGCAAAGATTGTCAAGGACTTTGACAAG GTTGAGATGATACTTCAAGCACTGGAATATGAAAATG AGCAAGGAATTGATTTAGAAGAATTCTTCCAGTCGACAGCAG GAAAGTTTCAAACAGATGTGGGTAAAGCTTGGGCATTTGAGATTACAtcaaggaggaaaaaaaagtag
- the LOC109720726 gene encoding HD domain-containing protein 2-like isoform X3: MMGGSRPLTLYTKSYTLISSSIAPRFNPHRPIRNRTVLMSSSSSQPDPSPSPSPSPSSSSAAAAAIDFLSLCHRLKTTKRAGWVRRGVREPESVADHMYRMGVMALVAPDMPGIDRDRCIKMAIVHDIAEAIVGDITPSDGVPKLEKNRMEKEALDHMCNLLGGGSRAKEIHELWMEYEENSSPEAKIVKDFDKSKELI; encoded by the exons atgatgGGTGGGAGCCGACCCCTCACTCTCTACACCAAATCCTACACCCTCATCTCCTCCTCCATTGCCCCCCGCTTCAATCCCCACCGTCCGATCCGCAATCGCACGGTCCTCATGTCGTCTTCCTCCTCCCAACCCGACCCCtccccttccccctccccctccccctcctcctcctccgccgccgccgccgccatcgacTTCCTCTCCCTCTGCCACCGCCTCAAG ACGACGAAGAGGGCGGGGTGGGTGCGGAGGGGGGTGCGGGAGCCGGAGTCGGTAGCCGATCACATGTACCGGATGGGCGTCATGGCGCTCGTCGCCCCCGACATGCCCGGGATCGATCGCGACAG GTGTATCAAGATGGCGATCGTGCACGATATTGCGGAAG CCATTGTTGGTGATATCACTCCGTCGGATGGCGTACCCAAGCTGGAAAAGAATCGAATGGAGAAGGAAGCACTAGATCACATGTGCAACTTACTCGGCGGAGGATCCAGAG CAAAAGAAATACATGAGCTGTGGATGGAATATGAGGAGAATTCTTCGCCGGAGGCAAAGATTGTCAAGGACTTTGACAAG AGCAAGGAATTGATTTAG
- the LOC109720726 gene encoding HD domain-containing protein 2-like isoform X2 codes for MMGGSRPLTLYTKSYTLISSSIAPRFNPHRPIRNRTVLMSSSSSQPDPSPSPSPSPSSSSAAAAAIDFLSLCHRLKTTKRAGWVRRGVREPESVADHMYRMGVMALVAPDMPGIDRDRCIKMAIVHDIAEAIVGDITPSDGVPKLEKNRMEKEALDHMCNLLGGGSRAKEIHELWMEYEENSSPEAKIVKDFDKVEMILQALEYENVFLYFLMQSKELI; via the exons atgatgGGTGGGAGCCGACCCCTCACTCTCTACACCAAATCCTACACCCTCATCTCCTCCTCCATTGCCCCCCGCTTCAATCCCCACCGTCCGATCCGCAATCGCACGGTCCTCATGTCGTCTTCCTCCTCCCAACCCGACCCCtccccttccccctccccctccccctcctcctcctccgccgccgccgccgccatcgacTTCCTCTCCCTCTGCCACCGCCTCAAG ACGACGAAGAGGGCGGGGTGGGTGCGGAGGGGGGTGCGGGAGCCGGAGTCGGTAGCCGATCACATGTACCGGATGGGCGTCATGGCGCTCGTCGCCCCCGACATGCCCGGGATCGATCGCGACAG GTGTATCAAGATGGCGATCGTGCACGATATTGCGGAAG CCATTGTTGGTGATATCACTCCGTCGGATGGCGTACCCAAGCTGGAAAAGAATCGAATGGAGAAGGAAGCACTAGATCACATGTGCAACTTACTCGGCGGAGGATCCAGAG CAAAAGAAATACATGAGCTGTGGATGGAATATGAGGAGAATTCTTCGCCGGAGGCAAAGATTGTCAAGGACTTTGACAAG GTTGAGATGATACTTCAAGCACTGGAATATGAAAATG tttttctttattttcttatgCAGAGCAAGGAATTGATTTAG
- the LOC109720585 gene encoding ubiquitin receptor RAD23b-like isoform X1, producing MKLTVKTLKGTHFEIRVHPTDTIMGVKKIIEEVQGKDSYPWGQQLLIHNGKVLKDESTLEENKVSEDGFLVVMLSKSKTSGAGGSSSAQPSATPAVKQPAPAEAPPQAPALSTVATGSERPNLDVSADAYGQAASNLVAGSNIEQTINQLMEMGGGNWDRDTVLRALRAAYNNPERAVEYLYSGIPASADIAVPAAAFPSSEATGQGTNTTETASTGAAPLSGVPNSSPLNMFPQGNPNAGVGAGGGSLDFLRTNQQFLALRAMVQANPQILQPMLQELSKQNPQLLRLIQEHHAEFLQLINEPIEGVEGDLFDQPDQDDMPHSISVTPEEQEAIGRLEAMGFDRERVIEAFLACDRNEQLAANYLLEHAGDED from the exons ATGAAGCTCACCGTGAAGACCCTCAAGGGCACCCACTTCGAAATTCGGGTGCATCCCACTGATACC ATAATGGGTGTGAAGAAAATTATCGAAGAGGTACAAGGGAAAGATAGTTATCCATGGGGTCAGCAGCTGTTGATTCATAATGGAAAAGTTTTAAAAGACGAAAGTACTCTGGAAGAGAACAAAGTTAGCGAGGATGGTTTTCTTGTTGTCATGCTAAGTAAG AGCAAAACTTCAGGTGCTGGTGGGTCTTCATCTGCCCAG CCTTCAGCAACTCCTGCTGTGAAACAACCTGCTCCTGCAGAGGCTCCACCACAGGCTCC GGCGTTGTCGACTGTTGCAACCGGATCTGAAAGACCAAATTTGGA TGTTTCTGCTGATGCATATGGGCAAGCTGCATCTAATCTAGTTGCTGGAAGTAATATCGAACAGACGATTAACCAGTTGATGGAGATGGGTGGTGGTAATTGGGATAGAGATACGGTTCTACGAGCACTTCGGGCTGCTTATAATAATCCAGAGCGTGCTGTGGAATATTTATATTCT GGTATCCCAGCATCAGCAGACATCGCTGTTCCAGCTGCTGCTTTCCCATCATCTGAGGCTACTGGTCAAGGGACCAATACAACTGAAACTGCTTCTACCGGGGCGGCACCCCTCTCTGGAGTGCCCAATTCCTCTCCTTTGAATATGTTTCCTCAG GGGAACCCAAATGCCGGTGTCGGTGCTGGAGGTGGATCTCTTGATTTTCTTAGAACTAACCAGCAG TTTCTCGCCTTGCGAGCAATGGTCCAAGCAAACCCACAAATATTACAG CCAATGCTCCAAGAGTTGAGCAAGCAAAATCCTCAACTATTGAGACTGATTCAGGAGCATCATGCTGAATTTCTTCAGCTGATAAATGAACCTATTGAAGGTGTTGAAGG GGATCTTTTTGATCAGCCCGATCAGGATGATATGCCCCATTCAATTAGCGTGACCCCCGAAGAGCAAGAGGCTATTGGACGA CTCGAAGCAATGGGGTTTGACCGTGAGCGTGTGATTGAGGCATTCTTAGCCTGTGACAGGAATGAGCAGTTGGCAGCAAATTATCTTTTGGAGCATGCTGGTGATGAGGATTAG
- the LOC109720585 gene encoding ubiquitin receptor RAD23b-like isoform X2 — MKLTVKTLKGTHFEIRVHPTDTIMGVKKIIEEVQGKDSYPWGQQLLIHNGKVLKDESTLEENKVSEDGFLVVMLSKSKTSGAGGSSSAQPSATPAVKQPAPAEAPPQAPVSADAYGQAASNLVAGSNIEQTINQLMEMGGGNWDRDTVLRALRAAYNNPERAVEYLYSGIPASADIAVPAAAFPSSEATGQGTNTTETASTGAAPLSGVPNSSPLNMFPQGNPNAGVGAGGGSLDFLRTNQQFLALRAMVQANPQILQPMLQELSKQNPQLLRLIQEHHAEFLQLINEPIEGVEGDLFDQPDQDDMPHSISVTPEEQEAIGRLEAMGFDRERVIEAFLACDRNEQLAANYLLEHAGDED; from the exons ATGAAGCTCACCGTGAAGACCCTCAAGGGCACCCACTTCGAAATTCGGGTGCATCCCACTGATACC ATAATGGGTGTGAAGAAAATTATCGAAGAGGTACAAGGGAAAGATAGTTATCCATGGGGTCAGCAGCTGTTGATTCATAATGGAAAAGTTTTAAAAGACGAAAGTACTCTGGAAGAGAACAAAGTTAGCGAGGATGGTTTTCTTGTTGTCATGCTAAGTAAG AGCAAAACTTCAGGTGCTGGTGGGTCTTCATCTGCCCAG CCTTCAGCAACTCCTGCTGTGAAACAACCTGCTCCTGCAGAGGCTCCACCACAGGCTCC TGTTTCTGCTGATGCATATGGGCAAGCTGCATCTAATCTAGTTGCTGGAAGTAATATCGAACAGACGATTAACCAGTTGATGGAGATGGGTGGTGGTAATTGGGATAGAGATACGGTTCTACGAGCACTTCGGGCTGCTTATAATAATCCAGAGCGTGCTGTGGAATATTTATATTCT GGTATCCCAGCATCAGCAGACATCGCTGTTCCAGCTGCTGCTTTCCCATCATCTGAGGCTACTGGTCAAGGGACCAATACAACTGAAACTGCTTCTACCGGGGCGGCACCCCTCTCTGGAGTGCCCAATTCCTCTCCTTTGAATATGTTTCCTCAG GGGAACCCAAATGCCGGTGTCGGTGCTGGAGGTGGATCTCTTGATTTTCTTAGAACTAACCAGCAG TTTCTCGCCTTGCGAGCAATGGTCCAAGCAAACCCACAAATATTACAG CCAATGCTCCAAGAGTTGAGCAAGCAAAATCCTCAACTATTGAGACTGATTCAGGAGCATCATGCTGAATTTCTTCAGCTGATAAATGAACCTATTGAAGGTGTTGAAGG GGATCTTTTTGATCAGCCCGATCAGGATGATATGCCCCATTCAATTAGCGTGACCCCCGAAGAGCAAGAGGCTATTGGACGA CTCGAAGCAATGGGGTTTGACCGTGAGCGTGTGATTGAGGCATTCTTAGCCTGTGACAGGAATGAGCAGTTGGCAGCAAATTATCTTTTGGAGCATGCTGGTGATGAGGATTAG